Sequence from the Microbacterium sp. 1.5R genome:
GCCGCCCAGCGTGACGGCCTTACGCCTGCTGCCCTCGGACTGTCCCGGACATGCAGAAGGCCCGGAGACTCTTGCGAGTTTCCGGGCCTTTCTCGGTCGGGCTGACAGGATTTGAACCTGCGACCCCTTGACCCCCAGTCAAGTGCGCTACCAAGCTGCGCCACAGCCCGTTGTTCTGCACTCTCGCGCAGGCAACTCCCCTATCTTAGCCCCACTCGACGGAACTCCGCGAACCGGGTGAGCGCCGGGCGTTGCGAGGTGTCGGAGCCCCGGCGTACGGTCGCATCCATGGTGACGATCACGACCGAGGTGGCGACCAGCGCCCGATGGGATGACGTTCAGCATGCACTGACGGGCGGCGGCGACGGTGCCAGCTGCCAGTGCATCTGGCCGATGCTGAGCAACAAGGAGTGGAATGAGACCACCACGCCGCAACGCATAGAGATGTTGCACGATGAGATCCAGGCGGGCCCTCCACCTGGTCTGATCGCATACATCGACGGCGAGGCCGCGGGGTGGATCAGGATCGGTCCGCGAACCCTGCAGCAGCGGGTGCCGCGCACGCGCATGATCGCGGCGGCATCAACCGAACCCTTCGATGACGAGTCCGTATGGGCCGTGACATGTTTCGTGGTCCGTCGCGAACACCGCGGCTTGGGCATCACCCTCGAGCTGCTGCGCGCCGCCGTCGATCTCGCTCGACGCTCCGGCGCCGGACTGGTCGAGGGGTACCCCGTCGACACCCGTGGCGAGAAGAAGCGCACCAACGATCTGTTCCACGGCACGCTCGCCACGTTCCTGGCGGCGGGATTCGAAGAACGCGCGGAGATGAAGCCCGGCCGAACCCTGGTCGCACTGGATCTGTCGTCATGAACGAAGAGACGGACCTACCGGCGTCCATGGGCAAGGTCGCACGACGAGGGCTCGCGCTCCACGGGTTCACACGTCTCGACCAGTTCGACGACGCGTCCGAGGCGGCGCTGCTCGCCATCCACGGAGTCGGGCCGAAGGCCATTCGCATCCTGCGCGAGCACCTCGAGTCCCGCGGCTCGACTCTCGGGCCGTGAGCGAGCGCTAGCGTGGTGACATGAGCGACGAGAACCCGACCATCGAAGATCCCGAACTGGGCACCCTCACGCGCGCCACGACCGAGCTGTCCGACGGAACGGTACTGACCCATGACTGGTATGCAGGCGGCACGGTCGTCGCCGCCGCC
This genomic interval carries:
- a CDS encoding GNAT family N-acetyltransferase, whose protein sequence is MVTITTEVATSARWDDVQHALTGGGDGASCQCIWPMLSNKEWNETTTPQRIEMLHDEIQAGPPPGLIAYIDGEAAGWIRIGPRTLQQRVPRTRMIAAASTEPFDDESVWAVTCFVVRREHRGLGITLELLRAAVDLARRSGAGLVEGYPVDTRGEKKRTNDLFHGTLATFLAAGFEERAEMKPGRTLVALDLSS